Proteins encoded in a region of the Ptychodera flava strain L36383 chromosome 4, AS_Pfla_20210202, whole genome shotgun sequence genome:
- the LOC139132094 gene encoding uncharacterized protein, whose protein sequence is MEDEQDTTPRNLFETSRQSLIVVKSGNSNNFDPSDITGKTIGFEDGVFTDKTCLLHAKDRIKGVDTMQPQQEVYKETIQILLDDLRNDRIDSLLAFDNRVAPYLHEEFETIGDDIGCIVEDGVYGIKRKDNSLTWFDETLTAMRKSGKYHALCHRARHEHGSQCFSSTSEALFDADIGRGLFPDQYIQGLVNRAPIP, encoded by the exons AACCTCTTTGAGACTTCAAGGCAAAGTCTTATTGTGGTAAAGTCTGGAAATTCAAACAATTTCGATCCGAGTGACATAACGGGGAAGACAATCG GTTTTGAAGACGGAGTTTTCACCGACAAGACCTGTCTGCTACACGCTAAGGATCGAATCAAAGGTGTAGATACCATGCAACCACAGCAAGAGGTGTACAAGGAAACCATTCAAATCCTGCTGGATGATCTTAGAAACGACAGG ATTGATTCACTCCTTGCTTTTGACAACAGAGTCGCACCCTATCTTCACGAGGAGTTTGAAACAATAGGAGATGACATCGGGTGTATAGTTGAAGACGGGGTATACGGAATAAAACGGAAGGACAACTCTCTCACGTGGTTCGACGAAACCCTGACGGCAATGAGAAAGAGCGGTAAATATCACGCCTTGTGTCACCGGGCCAGACATGAACATG GTAGCCAATGCTTCTCCTCAACCAGCGAAGCGTTGTTCGATGCTGATATCGGCAGAGGACTCTTTCCAGACCAATACATTCAAGGCCTGGTAAATCGAGCGCCGATCCCGTGA
- the LOC139131012 gene encoding arginine-binding periplasmic protein-like, which translates to MLFRVMGEQIVSEIEKKKEENQVYTLALWLSCDCAFEYIDESGRHRGFFLDLAKAVCREAGRKCVYQVVTQSECITHQSGDFPHAGKALLGKQVDMCLGWLKTSARKLSLGFTEPLARFQGKVLFVVKAGNPHNFDPNDITGKTIGFENGVFTDKTCLLHAKDRIVGVNSMHPHQEVYKENLDILLDDLRHDRIDSFLTLDIRVVSHLRDEFEFIGDDIGCILDDAVYSIKRKDSQLTWFDETLRAMRKSGKYHALCHQARQEHDHKGTIVC; encoded by the exons ATGTTGTTTCGCGTGATGGGAGAGCAGATAGTAAGCGAAATagagaagaagaaagaagaaaatcAAGTTTATACTCTTGCTCTGTGGCTCAGTTGTGACTGTGCATTTGAATACAT AGATGAAAGTGGTCGACACAGGGGATTCTTCTTAGATCTCGCAAAAGCCG TCTGCAGGGAGGCTGGCAGAAAATGTGTTTACCAAGTGGTGACACAGAGTGAGTGTATTACACATCAAAGTGGCGACTTTCCACATGCTGGTAAAG CATTGCTTGGAAAACAGGTTGACATGTGTCTAGGATGGTTGAAGACATCTGCTAGAAAGTTGTCTTTAGGTTTCACAGAACCTCTTGCTAGATTTCAAGGGAAAGTATTATTTGTGGTAAAAGCTGGAAATCCACACAACTTTGATCCTAACGACATTACGGGAAAGACAATCG GTTTTGAAAATGGCGTTTTCACCGACAAGACCTGTCTACTACATGCCAAGGATCGGATTGTTGGAGTCAATTCCATGCATCCACATCAAGAGGTGTACAAGGAGAACTTGGACATCTTGCTTGACGACCTGAGACACGATAGG ATTGATTCATTCCTAACGCTTGACATCAGAGTCGTGTCGCATCTTCGTGACGAGTTTGAATTCATAGGAGATGACATTGGCTGTATCCTTGATGACGCAGTGTATTCAATAAAACGAAAGGACAGCCAACTCACGTGGTTCGACGAAACTCTGAGGGCAATGAGAAAGAGTGGCAAATATCACGCCTTGTGTCACCAGGCCCGGCAGGAACATG ATCACAAGGGAACAATTGTGTGCTAA
- the LOC139132095 gene encoding uncharacterized protein, with protein sequence MIRMSLYCLYVCIACFVLGGQCFSSISDYVLPDRGIDSSSFRAFTKDRVPIPMMRAFIARHFSERGLPDHQITRHQGDDLLRRLMLFRVMGHQLGERILTEVEKKKEEERVYTIATYLGCDCQFNYIDEDGIYRGFHADLIARSWKEGCVNQVVPHSACLTHRSGEIPHAGPALLGKQIDICFGWSKSPARALSVDFTEPFVRSDSETLFVVKSGNPNNFDPNDIRGKKIGFEDGFVTDKICLLHARDRIVGVDTMQPYQEVYKENFKFLLDDVRHDRIDAFLTFPERITPHLKDEFEFIGDDVGCVTEKSVYGIKRKDDNHSHGLMKP encoded by the exons ATGATTCGTATGTCGTTATACTGCTTGTATGTGTGCATCGCCTGTTTTGTACTCG GTGGCCAATGCTTCTCCTCAATCAGTGATTATGTGCTCCCCGACCGTGGCATCGACAGCAGCAGTTTTCGAGCATTCACTAAAGACAGAGTCCCAATTCCCATGATGCGTGCATTTATCGCTCGTCATTTCAGTGAG AGAGGGTTGCCCGATCATCAAATTACCCGTCACCAAGGTGATGACCTTCTCCGTAGATTGATGCTGTTTCGCGTAATGGGTCACCAGTTGGGAGAGAGGATTCTAACTGAggtagaaaaaaagaaagaagaggaGAGGGTGTATACGATTGCAACATATCTTGGCTGCGACTGTCAGtttaattacat AGACGAAGACGGCATATACCGGGGCTTCCATGCAGATTTGATAGCA AGAAGCTGGAAAGAAGGGTGTGTGAATCAAGTTGTGCCCCATAGTGCATGTCTTACCCATAGAAGTGGTGAAATTCCCCACGCCGGACCAG CACTACTAGGGAAGCAGATTGATATATGCTTCGGATGGAGTAAGAGCCCTGCTAGAGCCCTCTCGGTGGACTTCACAGAACCTTTTGTGAGATCAGACTCTGAAACTCTATTCGTGGTGAAATCTGGAAATCCGAACAATTTTGATCCAAATGACATCAGAGGAAAGAAAATCG GTTTCGAAGATGGATTTGTCACGGACAAGATCTGTTTGCTACATGCCAGAGATCGAATCGTTGGAGTCGATACCATGCAACCGTACCAAGAGGTGTACAAGGAAAACTTTAAATTCCTGTTGGACGACGTCAGACACGACAGG ATCGATGCCTTCCTTACGTTCCCCGAAAGAATCACACCACATCTTAAAGATGAATTTGAATTCATAGGAGACGACGTCGGTTGTGTCACCGAAAAATCAGTTTATGGGATAAAACGGAAGGACGACAACCACTCACATGGTTTGATGAAACCCTGA